One Lampris incognitus isolate fLamInc1 chromosome 18, fLamInc1.hap2, whole genome shotgun sequence genomic region harbors:
- the hycc1 gene encoding hyccin isoform X1 encodes MLAMDQGVVEDWLSEFKTLPDSALSTYATSLKDKGSLVPALYKVIRENYSDLLEPVCHQLFEFYRSGEPRLQRFTLQFLPELLWSLLSVSAARDPHTSGCIEALLLGIYNLEIVDKDGQSKILSFTVPSLSKPSVYHEPSAIGSIALTEGALANHGLSRVVYSGPHHQRETFTAQNRFEVLTFLLLCYNAALSYMAISSLQSLCQLSSRVCICGYPRQQLRRYKGINTRLTVTSEFLVQLITGIHYALSNGEVELGSKALDDVLYRAQLELFPEALLVGNAIKSSLHGAALKSNKEGARSIQVEITPTSSRISRNAVTSLSIRGHRWKRHDAVDLGSPDELMEISEVDEGVWPGVMGPDMTPPTITISNSVTTASLGAKAMKKCRLGGRTSKDKDKEVGPLTTGRAASECNDLSIKRLTLTSSQSVPKAGALSSLTRTASAVFSRSFEQVAASNAPPSSNSIASEAGHYSCSLQEEGLGYLSPGQNHTQRSPSISVHLGSDL; translated from the exons ACCCTGCCTGACAGTGCTCTGTCCACCTATGCCACATCTCTGAAAGACAAAGGCTCTCTGGTCCCAGCACTTTACAAAGTCATCCGAGAGAACTACAGCgat TTGCTGGAGCCAGTGTGCCACCAGCTGTTTGAGTTCTACCGGAGTGGTGAGCCGCGGTTGCAGCGCTTCACCTTGCAGTTCCTCCCAGAGCTCCTGTGGAGCCTTCTTTCCGTCAGCGCAGCAAGAGACCCCCACACCTCCGGCTGCATAGAGGCCCTACTGCTGGGCATTTACAACCTG GAAATTGTTGATAAAGATGGACAGAGTAAAATATTGTCATTCACTGTCCCTTCCCTCTCCAAACCATCAGTATACCATGAG CCTTCAGCCATCGGCTCCATAGCGCTAACAGAAGGGGCCCTGGCCAATCATGGGCTTAGCAGGGTGGTGTACAGTGGGCCACACCACCAAAGGGAGACGTTCACAGCTCAGAACAG gtTTGAGGTGCTGACTTTCCTGCTGCTGTGCTACAATGCTGCTCTCAGCTATATGGCGATCTCTTCCCTCCAGTCCCTCTGCCAGCTCAGCTCCAG GGTATGTATATGTGGTTACCCGCGGCAACAGCTGCGGCGCTACAAAGGCATCAACACACGACTGACAGTGACGTCCGAGTTCCTGGTCCAGCTCATCACGGGAATACACTATGCCCT gAGTAACGGGGAGGTGGAGCTGGGTTCTAAAGCACTGGATGATGTTCTTTACCGAGCCCAGCTAGAACTCTTCCCTGAAGCCTTATTG GTGGGTAATGCCATTAAATCATCGCTGCACGGTGCGGCACTGAAAAGCAACAAGGAGGGTGCACGGAGTATCCAGGTGGAGATCACACCTACCTCCTCCAGGATCTCCCGCAATGCTGTCACCTCCCTATCCATCAGGGGCCATCGCTGGAAGAGACACg ACGCAGTGGATCTGGGTTCCCCGGACGAGCTGATGGAGATTTCAGAGGTGGACGAAGGGGTGTGGCCAGGTGTGATGGGGCCTGACATGACTCCACCCACCATCACGATCAGCAACAGTGTCACCACGGCAAGCCTAGGGGCCAAGGCAATGAAGAAGTGCCGGCTGGGCGGGCGCACCAGCAAAGACAAGGACAAAGAGGTGGGTCCATTAACAACAGGAAGGGCCGCCAGCGAGTGCAATGACCTGTCCATCAAACGCCTGACACTCACCTCCAGCCAATCAGTGCCCAAGGCAGGTGCTCTCAGCAGTCTGACGCGCACTGCCAGCGCCGTCTTCTCCCGCTCATTTGAGCAGGTTGCTGCAAGCAATGCCCCTCCCTCCAGCAACAGCATTGCTTCTGAAGCTGGCCACTACTCATGCAGTCTGCAGGAGGAGGGGCTGGGGTACTTGAGTCCTGGGCAAAACCACACACAGCGCTCACCCAGTATCAGTGTACACCTTGGCTCTGACCTTTGA
- the hycc1 gene encoding hyccin isoform X2: MLAMDQGVVEDWLSEFKTLPDSALSTYATSLKDKGSLVPALYKVIRENYSDLLEPVCHQLFEFYRSGEPRLQRFTLQFLPELLWSLLSVSAARDPHTSGCIEALLLGIYNLEIVDKDGQSKILSFTVPSLSKPSVYHEPSAIGSIALTEGALANHGLSRVVYSGPHHQRETFTAQNRFEVLTFLLLCYNAALSYMAISSLQSLCQLSSRVCICGYPRQQLRRYKGINTRLTVTSEFLVQLITGIHYALSNGEVELGSKALDDVLYRAQLELFPEALLVGNAIKSSLHGAALKSNKEGARSIQVEITPTSSRISRNAVTSLSIRGHRWKRHESQEVSVDSETALGGVAIPEISVTGVSGERMPNGDSLRPRPDGRAQADAEQLGAASEVSQDPRGHDPSTRGQEVRRQKSVRRMVENEGSGPTSAGRSQY; encoded by the exons ACCCTGCCTGACAGTGCTCTGTCCACCTATGCCACATCTCTGAAAGACAAAGGCTCTCTGGTCCCAGCACTTTACAAAGTCATCCGAGAGAACTACAGCgat TTGCTGGAGCCAGTGTGCCACCAGCTGTTTGAGTTCTACCGGAGTGGTGAGCCGCGGTTGCAGCGCTTCACCTTGCAGTTCCTCCCAGAGCTCCTGTGGAGCCTTCTTTCCGTCAGCGCAGCAAGAGACCCCCACACCTCCGGCTGCATAGAGGCCCTACTGCTGGGCATTTACAACCTG GAAATTGTTGATAAAGATGGACAGAGTAAAATATTGTCATTCACTGTCCCTTCCCTCTCCAAACCATCAGTATACCATGAG CCTTCAGCCATCGGCTCCATAGCGCTAACAGAAGGGGCCCTGGCCAATCATGGGCTTAGCAGGGTGGTGTACAGTGGGCCACACCACCAAAGGGAGACGTTCACAGCTCAGAACAG gtTTGAGGTGCTGACTTTCCTGCTGCTGTGCTACAATGCTGCTCTCAGCTATATGGCGATCTCTTCCCTCCAGTCCCTCTGCCAGCTCAGCTCCAG GGTATGTATATGTGGTTACCCGCGGCAACAGCTGCGGCGCTACAAAGGCATCAACACACGACTGACAGTGACGTCCGAGTTCCTGGTCCAGCTCATCACGGGAATACACTATGCCCT gAGTAACGGGGAGGTGGAGCTGGGTTCTAAAGCACTGGATGATGTTCTTTACCGAGCCCAGCTAGAACTCTTCCCTGAAGCCTTATTG GTGGGTAATGCCATTAAATCATCGCTGCACGGTGCGGCACTGAAAAGCAACAAGGAGGGTGCACGGAGTATCCAGGTGGAGATCACACCTACCTCCTCCAGGATCTCCCGCAATGCTGTCACCTCCCTATCCATCAGGGGCCATCGCTGGAAGAGACACg AGTCCCAGGAGGTGAGTGTAGACAGTGAGACTGCACTAGGGGGCGTGGCCATACCCGAAATCAGTGTAACGGGTGTGAGCGGCGAGCGAATGCCCAATGGAGATTCTCTGCGGCCCCGCCCTGACGGCCGAGCCCAGGCCGACGCCGAGCAACTGGGCGCTGCCTCCGAGGTCAGCCAGGACCCCAGAGGTCACGACCCTAGTACGCGGGGTCAGGAGGTCAGGAGGCAGAAGTCTGTGAGGCGAATGGTGGAGAATGAGGGTTCTGGGCCCACCTCCGCAGGGAGGAGCCAGTACTAA
- the tomm7 gene encoding mitochondrial import receptor subunit TOM7 homolog: protein MAKFSKETKQRLQQVFQCGQFVIRWGFIPTVLYLGFKRGADPGMPEPTFLSLLWG from the exons atggccaaattCAGCAAAGAGACCAAACAGCGACTGCAGCAGGTGTTCCAATGTGGCCAGTTTGTCATCCGATGGGGCTTCATCCCCACCGTGCTCTACCTAG GTTTCAAACGGGGAGCAGATCCAGGCATGCCTGAACCTACATTCTTAAG